One window from the genome of Prinia subflava isolate CZ2003 ecotype Zambia chromosome 2, Cam_Psub_1.2, whole genome shotgun sequence encodes:
- the RNF8 gene encoding E3 ubiquitin-protein ligase RNF8 isoform X2, which yields MAVRGVPCLAWCLRRVGASCDWLLLEAGTQVTIGRGLDITYQLVSKTCPLMISRKHCVFQQNAEGQWTVKDNKSLNGVWLNKQRLDPSKVYPIAEGDRIQLGVPLENRETAEYEYEVIKDEWEKIRPFLAQRSDLGKAKNSRTKRKFSLEELETSGSEGPSNSRCKRDRTSCDNEPPDKSWGQAEEAKWLTEKWDVKLPSPGPSEEDSGPMHGSSVHSKKAVTVPQKEQKGSGLAESWTGLKMLRKSLVDTMKLKVKVQEKQTAVLNVKQRRRKCDQEEILVMEQELEELQNQLCMEQEHQQQQVEELERTFCKEQQKLEGENCQQGEENLKEQLAQVLQEHRALMEELNRNKKDFEEIIRAKNKELEETKEEKEKVRAQKEEVLNQMNDVLENELQCTICSEHFIEAVTLNCAHSFCSYCISEWMKRKVECPICRQEIKSKTRSLVLDNCINRMVEKLDLEMKQHRLSLIRERKGERETECDGETSQRQ from the exons ATGGCCGTGCGCGGGGTGCCGTGCCTGGCCTGGTGCCTCCGCCGCGTCGGGGCCAGCTGCGACTGGCTCCTGCTGGAGGCGGGCACGCAG gtgaCTATAGGCCGAGGATTAGATATCACATACCAGCTGGTGTCAAAAACCTGTCCTTTGATGATCTCTCGTAAGCACTGTGTCTTCCAGCAGAATGCAGAAGGGCAGTGGACCGTCAAGGATAACAAG AGTCTAAATGGAGTCTGGCTTAACAAACAGCGCCTGGATCCATCAAAAGTCTATCCTATTGCTGAAGGAGACCGTATCCAGTTGGGAGTacctctggaaaacagggagaCTGCTGAATATGAGTATGAAGTAATTAAAGACGAATGGGAGAAAATTAGACCCTTTTTAGCCCAAAGAAGTGACCTGGGGAAAGCTAAAAATTCAAGAACTAAACGTAAATTTAGTTTGGAGGAATTGGAGACATCTGGATCAGAAGGCCCTTCAAACTCCAGATGCAAAAGGGACAGAACGTCCTGTGACAATGAACCTCCAGATAAATCATGGGGACAGGCGGAAGAGGCCAAATGGCTAACAGAGAAGTGGGATGTCAAGCTGCCTTCTCCAGGACCTAGTGAGGAGGATAGTGGTCCAATGCATGGTAGCTCTGTTCACTCCAAGAAAGCTGTGACTGTCCCCCAGAAGGAGCAGAAAGGCTCCGGTCTCGCAGAGTCATGGACTGGCTTGAAAATGCTGAGGAAATCTCTAGTAGATACAATGAAATTGAAGGTCAAAGTGCAGGAGAAGCAGACTGCAGTTCTAAATGTGAAGCAGAGGCGCAGGAAGTGTGATCAGGAGGAGATCCTGGTAATGGAACAGGAGCTTGAGGAGTTGCAGAACCAACTCTGCATGGAACAagaacaccagcagcagcaggtggaagagctggagaggacaTTCTGTAAAGAGCAGCAGAAGCTAGAG GGAGAAAACTGTCAACAAGGGGAAGAGAatctgaaggagcagctggCCCAGGTCTTGCAAGAG CATCGTGCTTTGATGGAAGAACTGAATCGTAATAAAAAAGATTTTGAGGAGATAATTCGAGCCAAGAATAAAGAACTGGAAGAAACCAAG gaggagaaggaaaaggtgaGAGCCCAAAAAGAAGAGGTGTTGAATCAGATGAATGATGTGTTGGAGAATGAGTTGCAGTGCACAATCTGTTCTGAGCACTTCATTGAG GCGGTCACTCTGAACTGCGCCCACAGCTTCTGCTCCTACTGCATCAGTGAGTGGATGAAGCGGAAAGTGGAGTGCCCTATCTGCAGGCAGGAGATCAAATCCAAGACACGCTCTCTGGTGCTGGATAACTGCATTAACAGGATGGTAGAAAAACTGGATTTGGAAATGAAACAGCATCGCCTGAGCCTTATCAGAGAGCGGAAAGGTGAGAG AGAAACAGAATGTGATGGCGAAACCAGCCAGAGACAATGA
- the RNF8 gene encoding E3 ubiquitin-protein ligase RNF8 isoform X1: protein MAVRGVPCLAWCLRRVGASCDWLLLEAGTQVTIGRGLDITYQLVSKTCPLMISRKHCVFQQNAEGQWTVKDNKSLNGVWLNKQRLDPSKVYPIAEGDRIQLGVPLENRETAEYEYEVIKDEWEKIRPFLAQRSDLGKAKNSRTKRKFSLEELETSGSEGPSNSRCKRDRTSCDNEPPDKSWGQAEEAKWLTEKWDVKLPSPGPSEEDSGPMHGSSVHSKKAVTVPQKEQKGSGLAESWTGLKMLRKSLVDTMKLKVKVQEKQTAVLNVKQRRRKCDQEEILVMEQELEELQNQLCMEQEHQQQQVEELERTFCKEQQKLEGENCQQGEENLKEQLAQVLQEHRALMEELNRNKKDFEEIIRAKNKELEETKEEKEKVRAQKEEVLNQMNDVLENELQCTICSEHFIEAVTLNCAHSFCSYCISEWMKRKVECPICRQEIKSKTRSLVLDNCINRMVEKLDLEMKQHRLSLIRERKEKQNVMAKPARDNDRGVPSSTYSILSISSCDSEDSEEDSSYSESYHVT, encoded by the exons ATGGCCGTGCGCGGGGTGCCGTGCCTGGCCTGGTGCCTCCGCCGCGTCGGGGCCAGCTGCGACTGGCTCCTGCTGGAGGCGGGCACGCAG gtgaCTATAGGCCGAGGATTAGATATCACATACCAGCTGGTGTCAAAAACCTGTCCTTTGATGATCTCTCGTAAGCACTGTGTCTTCCAGCAGAATGCAGAAGGGCAGTGGACCGTCAAGGATAACAAG AGTCTAAATGGAGTCTGGCTTAACAAACAGCGCCTGGATCCATCAAAAGTCTATCCTATTGCTGAAGGAGACCGTATCCAGTTGGGAGTacctctggaaaacagggagaCTGCTGAATATGAGTATGAAGTAATTAAAGACGAATGGGAGAAAATTAGACCCTTTTTAGCCCAAAGAAGTGACCTGGGGAAAGCTAAAAATTCAAGAACTAAACGTAAATTTAGTTTGGAGGAATTGGAGACATCTGGATCAGAAGGCCCTTCAAACTCCAGATGCAAAAGGGACAGAACGTCCTGTGACAATGAACCTCCAGATAAATCATGGGGACAGGCGGAAGAGGCCAAATGGCTAACAGAGAAGTGGGATGTCAAGCTGCCTTCTCCAGGACCTAGTGAGGAGGATAGTGGTCCAATGCATGGTAGCTCTGTTCACTCCAAGAAAGCTGTGACTGTCCCCCAGAAGGAGCAGAAAGGCTCCGGTCTCGCAGAGTCATGGACTGGCTTGAAAATGCTGAGGAAATCTCTAGTAGATACAATGAAATTGAAGGTCAAAGTGCAGGAGAAGCAGACTGCAGTTCTAAATGTGAAGCAGAGGCGCAGGAAGTGTGATCAGGAGGAGATCCTGGTAATGGAACAGGAGCTTGAGGAGTTGCAGAACCAACTCTGCATGGAACAagaacaccagcagcagcaggtggaagagctggagaggacaTTCTGTAAAGAGCAGCAGAAGCTAGAG GGAGAAAACTGTCAACAAGGGGAAGAGAatctgaaggagcagctggCCCAGGTCTTGCAAGAG CATCGTGCTTTGATGGAAGAACTGAATCGTAATAAAAAAGATTTTGAGGAGATAATTCGAGCCAAGAATAAAGAACTGGAAGAAACCAAG gaggagaaggaaaaggtgaGAGCCCAAAAAGAAGAGGTGTTGAATCAGATGAATGATGTGTTGGAGAATGAGTTGCAGTGCACAATCTGTTCTGAGCACTTCATTGAG GCGGTCACTCTGAACTGCGCCCACAGCTTCTGCTCCTACTGCATCAGTGAGTGGATGAAGCGGAAAGTGGAGTGCCCTATCTGCAGGCAGGAGATCAAATCCAAGACACGCTCTCTGGTGCTGGATAACTGCATTAACAGGATGGTAGAAAAACTGGATTTGGAAATGAAACAGCATCGCCTGAGCCTTATCAGAGAGCGGAAAG AGAAACAGAATGTGATGGCGAAACCAGCCAGAGACAATGACAGAGGTGTCCCTTCTTCTACCTACTCCATCTTGTCAATCAGCAGTTGTGACAGTGAGGATTCTGAGGAGGATTCTTCCTACAGTGAAAGCTACCATGTAACCTGA